The sequence below is a genomic window from Pleurocapsa sp. PCC 7327.
TGCAAAACCCGAGATCAAAATAAGTTTATTTTTTCCTTGACTGACGCTCTCAAAGGTATTTAACAATGTTGCGATCTCTTGTTCTCTGCCATAAAGTTTCTGAGAAATTTTTAATTTTTTAGAAACGTCTTGACGAGCCAATATAAATTTTTGTATTTTGCCTTTTTTTTGCCACTGAATTAAGCACTTTTCCAAGTCATTTTTAAGTCCGTAATGACTTTGATATCTATCCTCTGCTGTTTTGCATAATAGCTTATCAATAATATCTGAAATTATTTGAGGAATCTCTTGATTAAGCTGATGAAGCGACACGAATTTTTTGGCAATATGACAGTGAACTAATTGCATGGGATCGGTTGTTAAAAAAGGCAAACAACCTGCCAGAATTTCATAAAAAGTAATCCCTAAAGAATAAAAATCAGTACGATAATCTATTGAGCGATTTATGCGACCTGATTGTTCGGGAGATATGTAGGCTAAATTGCCTTTTAATATACTGGGATTAGTAAAAATCTGATTTTCATCTGAAAGAGTAGATGCTAGACTAAAATTGGTGATTTTAACTGTTTGATTGACTGGATCGAGCCAAATTGTTTGAGGATTTAAATTTTTATGAATAACGTCGCGTTCGTGAATAGCTTGAATAATCTCTACAATTTCAATAGAAATTTTTAAAAAATCCGCGATCACCACTTTATTATTAAAGCAATAAGTCTTAAGTGGTAAGCCTGCAAAATCTTCATAAACCAAAACCATATTATTTTGAAATATTTCTAACTCATAGGGTTTGAGAATACCTGAAATATTTAACTCTTTAGTAATTTGATATTCTTGTTGTAGTTGAAGAATGTCTGTAGGTTGAAAAGATTCGGTTTGAAAAGTTTTTAGAATAAAATTTTTACCATCTTTGTTGCGATAACCTCGACAGATAACTGTATGACCATCTCGGTCAATTACTTCAGTAATCGTGTAATTTATAAGTTTATTCATATCAATTACTTCCGCTTCTCTAGCGAAGCTATCAACTGAATTCGATATGATTTTTATTATAAGCTCGGTTGGCTTTGAAGATTCTTATTGCCTCGAACTCTAGCGATCTTTAAGACCCAAAAAATCCGTCTAATATCTCCAAAATGGAAGATTGCACAGAAAGTTTCAGTTTATTTTCCTTTTTGTCATCGCAAAAATCTCTCTATGAGATCTAGGCGCGTAAGCCAAAAAGATCTATTATTGCTATTACGATTAGGTAAATAGCCATGATGTAGTTAAGAAGTCTGGGGATTGCGAGAATCAAGATGCCTGCCAAAAGCGCAAGCAGTCCATTAATCCTGAGATGTACTTGCACCACTTCTTGAGCGAGAAGCATTTGAGGAAGAAACCTATAGTCAAGCATATTTCCTCCCTTCTAGCGATCGGAGCGCTTTTAATAGAAAACGTGCTTCTAACTTAGCTCAACTCAAGCCAAGGCGAATATATCTTAGGAGGTAAAAGTAACGCTTTACTCTGTTAGGGGTTGAGATAACCGATTAACTCGTTCCCCGACCATTCCAGGGTATCGCCGATTGCCTTACCGTCGTGATAGGCAGCGAGTAGAACTTCGCTGGTTTTTCCCCACGCGATCGCACCCGTAGCATCCAGCGCGATCGCACCTAAATCTCGTCGATGCTCGTAGGATTCCTTCATCGAACGTTCCATCGCTTCTGCTAGCGATAACCCGTCGCTGACGCGCACCACAATCCGCGCCGCCAGACATTCATCGATGATATCTTCGCCAATTCCCGTACAGCTTACTGCCGCATATTTGCTGGCATAATTCCCTGCAGGCATGGCAGAATCGCTCACGCGTCCGATTCTCTCCAACCCTTTACCGCCTGTCGAAGTGCCAACCGCCAATCGTCCTTGCTTGTCGAGGACAACGACACCAATCGTACCCCGTCGCGCTTCCTGAGAAGTCACCAACGCCTGTTCGGCAACAACTCCTGCCATCTTTTTCCTAAAGTTATCTTCTCGTTCCTGAATCCACTCTTGCAGGCGGATATTGATGAGCGGATCGTAAATGGGAAGCTTGAGTTCTCGCAACAGTTCTGCTGCGCCATAATCGGAAAGAACGCGATCGCATTCGTTTTGCAGCGCTTGAGCGAGCTGAATCGGATTTTTAACGCGAGAGACGTTGATAACGCCACTGAAGCGTTGCGCCGCCCCGTCCATCAGAGATGCACTCATGCGGATTTGTCCGTCCGATTGCAGAACCGATCCCGTTCCTGCATTAAAGCAAGGGTCATCTTCTAGTAGCTGGCAACCCCGAACAACAGCATCAACAGCGTTCGTCCCTTGCAGCAGCAGATCGTAAATTTCTTTGACGACGAAATGGAGAGACTTACGCACAGCTTCCAGTCCGCCTTTCCCTTTGAGAGAACTGCCAGCCCCGCCGTGAATGATGAGTTTGGGTTGCCGATCGGTCATACTGTCCCTTTCTATTTGCCTAATCCATCAGCTAGCTTAGCAGTTATCCGTCTCTAATTAGTAAAGTTTTTTGAACTGAACTGTAGCAGGGTTAGCAAAAATGGTTAATAAGGTTTCAGATAATAAATAGTTGGACTATTAATCTATGATTATCAGTCAAAACTTGCCTATCGTTATCAGCACTATTTCGCTTGTCGTATCAACATTTTCTCTCGCGTTCGCGCTGTGGTCTTACAAAGCAAAGGTTACAGTTGCAGTTAAAAGCGCATGGGCAATAAAGCGAAATGGCAGTAGTTTATCTCTCAACATAATTTTGGAAATTACAAATAATGCAAATTCTCCTTTAACCGCAAAGGGATTATCGCTCATGATTGAGTTGCCAAACACACGCCTTCATAAGTCTTTTTTTCCACCTATATACCTCAAGGCATTTGAATCGTCAGAGGTATATATCGGAACCGAAGCTGCGCACCTCTTCACGCAAATAGCCGAGTCGTTTTTCGTTAACAAACGAATATTAGTTACCAAACTAGGCGGAGATGCGTCTAAAGTTGATATTAAGCACGAAGGAGTTTGTGTTTTTCCAAATAATTTTTTTGTCCCACCACAATTTGTTGACTCTTTTCTAAAACTTCATAATGCATCTGAAGAAAAAATTCATGTTAAGCTGTCTGTCGATACATCAAGGAAATGTGTAAAGAAATGCGTGCCATTTGAACTAGCCCAACAAGGCGTTTCAGCCAACTCATTTGCCTACGTTTCGCTACTAGAGGAGTTGAGTACTCTTCAGTAAGTTTCATTGGCTGAGTTCTTCACTCCCAGTTTTATGCAGAGCTACACGCAATTTTCAAGCTTTGAATCAATGTTACAAGCAAGTGGTTTTTCTGTTGAGTCTGCTGAGGATTTTCTCGCCATCCCTGAAACTGAATGGGATGAGTTTATCAGCCAAAGAACTCAGTTTTCTAATTGGCAGGAAATGCAGAAAGCCGCAGCAGCAGAACTCATGAACAAAAAGGTTGAATTTTCTTGAGTACCTAGCTAGACATATATTGCGGCATAACCATTCAAATCCAGCGAACAGAACGAACCGCTTTCTGCTTTGTTTCAAGGTTACTTATCGCCGCTCGACTCAATTGTTAGCGATTCAAAAACGCGATCGCTCGTCTTCTCGTCTTGAGACTGCAAGAAAGATCGTCAAAGTTGGCGAATTCCCTCAATCAATCCCTGACAAACTCCGGCAAGGAAATTTAAATCTAGCGTTTCTATGCGATCGCTCGGTTGGTGGTAGTGGGGATTGCGCATAAAAGCCGTATCCGTGACCATAATGGCTCGATAGCCCCGATCCCAAAACGGCGAATGGTCGCTCAGTCGCGTAGCAGGAACTAATCGACCTTGTTGGGGAACTAGCAGCCATTCGCAGGGCGTTCCAGAGCGACGAATGATACGGCTGAGACGAATTATGTCTCCAATTGGAGACAAATTGCCGATCAAAGCAATAAAATCACCGCGATTGGGATAAAAATACTGGAGTCCGATTGGATAGCGCTGGGAGTTGGGAGTGCGATCGCAATAACCGAGCATTTCTAAAGACAGCATTAAGCGCAGGCGTTGCCCTGCTTGCTTCAAATGCTCTGCATAAGCAGCACTTCCCAATAAGCCGTACTCTTCTAGATCGAAGGCAACCAAGCGGACTGGAGACTGAGGCGGTTCGGCAGCAAAAGCTTTTGCCAACTCCAACAACACGGCTACGCCAGAAGCATTATCGTCTGCGCCTGGGGT
It includes:
- a CDS encoding DUF3096 domain-containing protein — protein: MLDYRFLPQMLLAQEVVQVHLRINGLLALLAGILILAIPRLLNYIMAIYLIVIAIIDLFGLRA
- a CDS encoding isoaspartyl peptidase/L-asparaginase → MTDRQPKLIIHGGAGSSLKGKGGLEAVRKSLHFVVKEIYDLLLQGTNAVDAVVRGCQLLEDDPCFNAGTGSVLQSDGQIRMSASLMDGAAQRFSGVINVSRVKNPIQLAQALQNECDRVLSDYGAAELLRELKLPIYDPLINIRLQEWIQEREDNFRKKMAGVVAEQALVTSQEARRGTIGVVVLDKQGRLAVGTSTGGKGLERIGRVSDSAMPAGNYASKYAAVSCTGIGEDIIDECLAARIVVRVSDGLSLAEAMERSMKESYEHRRDLGAIALDATGAIAWGKTSEVLLAAYHDGKAIGDTLEWSGNELIGYLNP
- a CDS encoding M20/M25/M40 family metallo-hydrolase — its product is MLVRERDPYLASAGHFFVQQYIRQELQQWGEVETHEFQIRGNTHKNLILNLPSLGNKTSPPILIGAHYDAVPGTPGADDNASGVAVLLELAKAFAAEPPQSPVRLVAFDLEEYGLLGSAAYAEHLKQAGQRLRLMLSLEMLGYCDRTPNSQRYPIGLQYFYPNRGDFIALIGNLSPIGDIIRLSRIIRRSGTPCEWLLVPQQGRLVPATRLSDHSPFWDRGYRAIMVTDTAFMRNPHYHQPSDRIETLDLNFLAGVCQGLIEGIRQL